The stretch of DNA AATCTAAATCCTTCAGTCTCTTCTGTACCTACTTAACTGTAAAATGATATAAGCACATTCGAATTGACCAATTTTGAATCTTATTCAAAGATCTTAAGGTTGCAAAAGTGGTTTAATGTATATCGAACGTACGTAAGACGGGAGAACTAATTTATTCAGAGCTGACCTCTCAACAGCTATTCTGCCTACCAATTCGGAGAGAAATCGTCatgattttaagtttaaaatctcTCCCAAACGTCACCAATAAAGTCCCAATTCACCACTTCACCATACATACCGTCTACAAAAGATCAGCTTAGAACAAACCTAATAAGATTCCCGGTCAGTGTTAGACACATACAACAATGAGCTCTAAACGAATGTAGGTACAGTACCATTTTCCTTGCAGCAGAGTGCTCTGTTAATGGTTAGGAGCAGTCCGCCGGTCGCTCCACAGTATGGCGCTGGTTACACGAAGGTGTACTGGTTGTCGACGGCGCGGATGTCGTGGTGAGCTCCGCTTGCGACCAGCAGCGCCTCCAGCTCCGCACGCCGCATGCGTACGTCGCTGCCGTGGGTCACGTCCAACTGTGAAGTATCAGATGTGTTTAGCTGATGTGTGGAGTGTGGGTAAGGCTATTgtcaaaaattaagtaaaacatgGACATGACATGACGCTATAATGACCAAATGATATGATTTTATgcgtaaatattttgtagatcTGTATCAATAGGTacaatttaaaagtatttacaaGTTAATTTCTATGAATGTGTCGACGATAATCAAGACAATTAAAACTGCATACCATACAAAGttcaaaattgtctttgactttCTAATTGTAATCTCGATCTGTCCACAATGTCTCAACTATTCCGATAGAGGACTTTGACACTTCTACACACACACGatagttatatttgttttatcgtGAACTTGCATTTTAGCTAGCTATTAGTTTTAAGCACTACATTTACTAtgctgtaattaaaatatttacacgaaATAATACAAATCACAAGCTGTACATAAaagcataaatattataaaaaaaaacttaccaaaTGAGTATGCTTGCAACACAACACAcagacaacaaaaaaaaaaaacgaagaaaaaataacacagcaaaataaaaaacaaagccaTTCCATagaataaagtttaataataaaaatttacaaccaagaaattataattaaagctCGGAAGAACATgattttgtacaaattataaacaatataaattatatttctagtTCCATTGTTAGTACATTATATTAACAGTCcattttttatatcaaactcGAGTTATGTatgatgataaattaatattacaacaatCAAGGAATATTCTGGCCCCAGACATGTttccttattaaaatattattgaaataccttattaaaataataggaaCATTcaatactatatttattttgtgttaaatggcAGTTGGTAAGAAGTAAGCTTCTTCTATTCtctcttaattaaaatattgtcaagTCATCGATAAGTGACTGATGGGACCATTTGTTCGCCAGAGCCAAACTATTCCTATAATTCGGGTAAACTAACTAATAGATACCTACGTTTTCATAACTGTCTTATGTTAGCTtcgtaacgaaataaaaatgcaaacgAATTCGTTTTCAACTAAATTGTATACAAAACGTACCAACTAAGTATAAATGCGATTACTTTAATATAGAACATTGTGATTCCTTGACTCCTATTTATATAGGCACTTAAGTTTATACCTAATGtaataatatcttaatttttaaatatgacataaataaatttacatttacCGTCATCAATAAATATATAGCACGTACAGGAATCGTGATAGCTTGATACAAGAGctacttactaaaaatattgttcgCTATAATCATGTTCGAAACACCTCAAGGAGGTcaaatatataacataattgCTACTATGTTAAAGCTCTAGGACGTAGCCATCTTAAATTAAAGCATGTTCACGTATTTATTGGCAAAGATCGGCGAACTGTCGATTAGATAAgaatctatttttaatattgttttctaaTGCGTACAAGTGATACGTTTACAGGCCTACGTCTTCATTTGAAAAAGGGCCATAACAACAACACAATTTAAGGTTTAATTTCGTTATATAATTGGCACAAAACAATTTTGACTCTGatctttatttagtttgtagatAAGGACGAAAATAGATGGGTATCGATCGGACCAATTTTCTTCGTAAGTCGTGGGCCGTAAACGAGCATGAGAACAAACAATGCTGAGCAAATATAACTACAAGCTACATACTAACAACATCAATAGCAACAAAATATGAACAAACGCTACTTGAAGGcgaaacatacaaaaaaaaaaaaacatttctatgCACAAATATAACTTCATGCTTCGCAATCAGCATGGCGTAATATTATACCCACTACTGGGTACTTATGGCAGTAAGCTTCTGCTTGGCCATAGAGCAGTATTGAGCCTCAAGAGTTTCATGAATCAATGCAATCCAAACCTTAATCCAAGGATGTTTTAgtacaaaaaaaatctcatttccTAATAGGTTTAAGGTTTGTTGCATAGTTTAAATGCCAAATATAATCACATTATATAATTGGCTTTGTGAACCTTATTATTGTCTTTGTCTGTAGTTAAAGCTTCGTAAGGTTCGGTGGGTCAATATGCCTCTTTATTAAAACAGAAGATATGCAAGTCATAAAAAGTGCGTTTGTTGTCGATCCACATTGGTCAATGAATAGACTCTCTAATGGTTCCCGACTGTTTACAGAAAACATTGAGCATCCAGTGTTCATATGTACAACATACAAAATCAGATCTAATGCTCAAGACTTTCATCACTAtccaacaaaaatacaaataagccAATGTCAAcaatataaattagaaataaatatttacattcacTGGTGAATATAATAACTGCCAACTTTCGACATATTAgcttaaatgtattttattttatgaaaacaatcGAGAAGCATTAGTCCCAAAGGCAGTAAAAGGTTCGGTTACACGTGCGCAAAACTAATTGATCCAGCAAACATTTGCGCAGTGTGCGAAGTATGTGGTGGAGGTTGGTACGTGTAACCGCGCCTTATGAAACCATCTGTGCATGGCTCACTTGTTGTCGGTTCCCGTCCTGGCAGACGACGTACTCGGTGAGCGTGACGTCGGCCGCGCCGCCCGACTCCAGCGGGATGGGGTGCGCGCGGAAGTGCTCCAGCATGTCGTGCACGTTCGGGAACCACAGGTGCTGCACGCGACACTGGCCCGTCTCGCTCAGGGTCATACGGAGGTGTTTTGCGCGACCCTGTTAAACGATAttaggattaattaattattactagaaAAACAACCAAACCCTTAAAGGAAGGAATAGAAGGATGATAATGCTTAGAGCAGTCAAGATTATAGtagttaatgtaatgtaaaaagCTGGAAATACTTATAAGTATTTAAGGTTCAAAGTTTTAGGggcttgtttttctttttcaatactAATAGGTACAATAATCCTAATAATTCTGGTAGGTAACTCACCTGGAAGTTGAACGTGAGCACATACTCCCCGCGCCGCGTCTCGCTCTGCCGCACGAGGTAGCAGCCGTGTCCACTGGCGCCGCCCGCCAGCACGCAGGCCGCGGCGGCCGCGCGGGCCAACGTGCCGTGGAACCACGGCCACTCCGCCAGCGAGATGCGGGACGATGACTCACAAGCTTCCTCTGCTATCGAACCTGTATCAAATTGAAGCTTGTTTGATTCTTAAGTTTCTTACACTGCTCATATCGCTCCTAATCACACCAATTCAGCTCACTATCATAggtgggtggcgctgatcgcttgccATCGGgagatccgtctactcgtttgcctcctatcccataaaaataaggTGCTTACTAACAAAAAAGTTGGATGTATGATGTTAGGAATTTCACCAGTGTCTGGTTCTTAACGATCGTGATATCAAAATCTTTGCAATTCATGCAGTTCTGTTAAAAACAATACGTAGACTACAGCGTTACACACAGTGGTACACAATGGACCGATCGCTTACGACTAGGAAGTGTGAGTATGTATATGAGTTATGAATCCATCATTTGTGATGACTGGTAATGTAAATAATGCGTAAGCCTTGCATTCAGTTGCAATACCGCATCGCCCCGTAGTAGTGTACTGGATTCTGAACAGTTTGGTGTTAATagttatgcatttttttataaaaagtctaATGGAAATGTCTTTTAAATGATTATACAGTTTTAGTCCATTTGTTGTGTTATGTGGTTGAGTAAGAAGAGCTTTCAATTAATTCAAGAGtaaatattagattttcttTTACCTAATTCAGCTTCTTCAGGAGTGTCAGTAGCTAAGTCAATGTTGCTGGTGCTGGTTGGCAGGTCTCTTCTTGGTGGCAGGTCCGGGGGTGCCGGTTCTGGCATGCCTGGCAGCGCGTCTGGCGGAGGCTGCGTGGTCGGCGGCGCCCTCATACAGTATTTGATAGTTGCCAACCACGATTTCATATCATCTACATCAGCTGCTTCTATTACATATTCCATGTTATTGTCTGCCTGCAATGGTTTATAATTAGATGTAAGTATAAATACTgcttaagtacctattattagtTATGTGCTAACATGTCCGagcattaaatgtaaagtactTGGGGTTTATTCGGCAAACCCTTGCACACCTGTTGAGTAGAACATGGACtaactaaaacatttaaatgtcaatattgtgcccagtatatggcaatatgcccgacccccctattacattggacttataacataaatggtgaaaagtgggtggacattgtacagtggcattacatgccataatgtgcacctctgcctacaccttcggggataacagGTGCGATGATACAtcacaataaacaataattattcgttttttattatgtttatagataaaaaaacactatctttagaacttgagatgggatatttaccatgtttatttatgtctatgagtttccggtATTTCCGCACTGTTGCAAGAACCATGCTCACAGATGAGTTCATTGGTATTGCTCATAGTCAtacataaacatggtaaataccccgtctcaagttctaataataacaatttagttactaaaaaaatctataaagttaCTGCTTATTAGCATCATAAGTTAATGTGAAATGCGTTTATGAAATTTCACCTAGTGTTTTAATTAGATATTCTGCTTATTAAGGATTATATCTGTTTGATAACTTAACTAAAAAAGAGGGATAGATACTTATGATCACATTGATTTCTGttacacattttttaatattatcatttgATAAGTAtgtgttattaaatataatgttttaatgcAGGTCTAGAAGTTGTAATCACAATTTATTTCCTACATGAAATGTACCAGAaagtttagtaataattttcCGATatgttaaaattgaaaattcacAGCAGTGAGCACTCAAGTAATCATTGATCAAACATTCTAATTAGGTATATCAAGTTCACAAAAATGAGGAAATCATTATTGTAggctatttgcaaaaataaactcATTGTTTCATCCTACTAaacagtttttgttttacaatttttccctaaaaatgttagaaaataataaatcaataaaaataaggtgttGCTTCACAACAACAGCATGGTCTACAGGACAActtgttgcatgaataacagttggattaaataatactttaccttCAATACAAAAGTATTTTCATGATCAGGCATCTCCAGCGCAGTGGTTTCCCGAGCTTCCGATATAAGGAAACAAAATACTCCACTGCGAGGCTTCTGTGCTTTTGGAGGAGAGTAGAACTCTAGCATGTAACCCCCTACCGTCTTCACCAAAGCTAGCCTGCATCTCTCCCACTTCTGTGGGCCACCGGGCTGTTCCAGACTCTCAGgagttaaataatttactagCCCTTCCTTCCTACATTCTACAACTATCTTAGCTAATTTAGTCTTGTTGTGTTTGTTCAGATGTGATGAGAGCTCCACCTCGTCCGAGTGTTGCTTGTGGAACAACCCCTTTCCGCGTCTCAGACCTTTGAAAGATAACCTTCGGAAAAACGGTTTGTGTTGCGTTTTTGGCGAGTCTGTGTCCTCCGAATAGTCACTCTCGTCGTGTCCCGTGTGTGTGCCGTTGGGGAGCTTATGCAAAGATTTCAACTTCCCAATTTCATACTCGAACTGTTCCGAGAAACATTCCACGAATTTCTTCAACAGCTCCTTATGCGGAGCTTGCGGCCGCGTTGCAGGGTCGCCGGCACCGGTTTGTACGTACTGCAAGCAAGCCTTGGCGAAGTCCTGAGCGGCGGCTTTGGCCTGACGCTCGCAGAACTCGACCCATCCGTCGGGATCGCCGTCGGACGGGCCCGCCATGGCAAGCAATTTCTTTAGCAGCTCCACTTGGAAGGCGGATATTTAATACGCCACATTAAACACTATAACTTCGCACTAAATATACACTATTTTTCGGCTTATTATCGAGTTTCATGCCAATTTTGTAATCAAAATAAGATTCACGATGCTATCACAAGTTTTCTCGCGAAAACAAGTTTTGTTGCCATgcgtaaaaaataaatgtttgttttcgttTGCAGTCTTAAGACATATTATGAAGAATAGCAAAAACCAAATGTTTTGATACAATAAATGTAACGATTAAgagaaaattgtaaattttaattatttttcaaatcgtGTTTAATTACTaagattaatatttacttttttgtgcATTGATTAGTTAATAATCTTCGAAGCTAGATGTCACTACTTATGCAAAATAGAGCAAGTTTCAAAGTTTTCTACTAGATGTCACTTTCTCAGAAGTTTCTTTTGTGTCAGATGTCGACCACTAGATGTCGTTAATGTTTGTAAgtcctactaatattatcaGTGCGACAGTAGTGAGGTTGTATGGATagatggatgtttgttactctttcacaaAAAACTACGTAGGTAATTATTAGTTACTATCAGAGGCGGATTATTAAGAGATGACCCTAGGCAAGTACCCCGCAGACATACCACTCTGGGTACGCCTGTCCTACTGTTACGCTGCGTCGCGGTGCCACTTCGAACTTGGTGCCCTAATACATTTGCCTAGATTACAGATACAACACTGGGTAGGTAGATACTGTCATTCATCAATTTGACGATATAGGCAGGTACCTAAGTAgtgaatttttaaactaaaaattattaagcgctatttgacgcaaaaatatAAGCTacgattttatacaaaattcaatagaaaaatatagttttttgatatttcgataaaagtattgaatttgactactTATCAATTACTTTATTGTAAATTCATAGCATCGAAGCTGCTTACTGAACTGAACTGACACCGAtgtttaagtacctataggtatttgCAACACCAAAGGCACCTATCATCAGTACGTTTCGGACCATGTAGGAAACTGTTTAATTGTGCCATCATATTCGGGGGAGAAGGCCTCTCGGAGAAATATCAAAGAGTTGATGTAGGAAACTTCTCAAGACAGAAACCTAAgtactgtaatttaaaaaccatTTCAAGGTAAGTAAGAATATAGGATTTTTAAAGTTTTCCATAAAATCAGAGAacaaaccataataaaattgtaggtattttttaaacagcaAGTTCATGACATGTTTGGTGCCctctgaaattaataaaaatactgtaaCGTCCAGAAATACCCAAGGACCACTTACATGCGTCATCGGCATCACATCTTTTCTCATAAACCCCGTCTAGCGTCGATCGTAAAGTGCGCGCGCTCATCTCTGTCAAATTTCCAATAATCTTATTTTGGCGCGCATCAGGCACCCCGATGACGGATATATGGGAGCCATCTTGTGAACGATGCGCATGCGTGCGGCCGTTCACCTGAACCGCGACGATAGTTTTACGACATCCCTCTATATTTTgcgatgataaaaataatagtaacacCTTGACCACGGACTGAATATCGGTCAAATTGTTACGTTTTTGTGTTGCGAAGTTATATCATTGTTTCATTCGTATTTTTGTGAATGTGGCCAGTTCTACTGGAACTGGCGTAGATATTGTTCAGACTAAAGCATGTATCTTTTGTTTGAATAATAAGTATCATGAGACACGCATCTTACTAAGTTAATTGTCAATAACggcatcatcatcattaacaaccgcctataagtggtcactacaaaggcctcttctcacacgaggaaggtttgagcattaatcaccacgctagctaaatgcaggttggcgatttcaaacttaaaatcaGAAATTTTAATCCCAGTtgtcctcacgatgttttccttcacctttaGTCAGTGCTTagttagaaagtacatttaactCGGGAAAAGGCACATTAGTactttgctgttggtaggtttggaACCCGGACGCCCATGGATGAGAAACGGGCGTCTTAAGTCTCCGGGCCTCCACGACATCGAACGGCaataacggcttactcacgtgaaatcacttagtaatattttactagtttcaagtcacaacggAACTCTTACCATTCATTAGTACTTAGCAGTTTTGCAGTAATTTGACGTGACTACCTTAActgttattttcaaatatttacccAGAGAATGTCTCATACTCAGGCACTTCACAATAACAGAGATACCTAAGTTGCTTGTTTTAGAATACATTTTCagtacaaacatttttttttcagttttcagaaaatttttcaaattatttaacgACAAAGTTGGTCTCGATTGGAAGTACTACTGGCAGTTTCTGGCTTACAGGAAGTTCAGTGGTTTTGTAAGTGTGGCGATGGCGAGTTTTTcccaaaaaataattatcttcttGTAGGCTTTGATCGATACCCATTGACATTAGATTATAGCTTTGATTTTAAAAGCTCTCATCAAAAGGCTAAATACAATATGTTGTAATAAATAGtagagaagaagaaagaagaagtaGAATGAACATGTAAGATCTATCATGCGAAAGACAACTGCAACAAACAACAACAGTTACTTATATAGTGCTGATGTTGGCTGAATCGTTAGTAACTTAACTATTATTTCCGAGAAATTATTCTTTTGAAGAGGCTGTTTAGAAAACAGAATTAGCTGCGCACCGCACACTCGCGCGTCGTTTACGATCTCTTCCAGTAAACAAACGCTACTGTTTCGTGTTTACAGAGAAAGTTTTGTTACAGTACGGTGACTATGATTGTAGTTTTCTCATGGAAGAGCATTAGTATCACTGAAATAAACATAAGATGTAAAAATGAACATGTACTCCATCCATAGGGAGATGAGGTTGAAGAAAGATGAAGGAGATGAGGGATGAGTTCAATCTGAAACAGCTTAAAAGAATTTGAACTACATACTTCAAACAGaactacataaaaaatatacggaTGGTTGCCTTAGAACGCTTAGACAAGTATTTGCTATTCATCTATACCAACACAGGATTgcattagtcttttcatgcaatAATGTCATCCGTCctctattaacaaaaatattaggaACGTTTGGATGTCCCAACTTTCCAACAAGTCGTAGTGTTAGTACAAAGCCGTTTTTCTGGCGATGCATCCGGCGCAGGAGTGGCCGCTGACAGACAAATGCTTGCAGGAAGACCGTGTCGTTAGCGCTGTCGTCGCCTGCGCACTGTAAACTTAAATAAGAGCAGCTCTCTTAGCTTGCTCATGATTTTTCACTGCATTAGATGTTCGTACTTTATTTTCGGATATTTTTAAAGCTGTGTTTCTACTTTAGAGTAGTAAACTTGATTTCCTTTTTGCGATATACTGTAAATTGTGTTGCAAATTATGAAGAtgtttttgacaaaaaaaaatgttacgaacTGGGGATGATCAAGAAAGATCAAGACATTTTCCTGAAAAAGTTAGCCAATGATATAAGTAACTTATATGACAAggagttaatattattttgatataactattattagtagttttttattaaaaagatgcTGCTTTTATTGGGTAATTGCCCATTTCAGAGCACACCTATCTGTATCTACGTCTAAAAATAAGCATTTCTCCAACGTAGCCGAACGTCTAGGCAGTAAAGGTTCAACGACGGAGCTCAGTACACCATGACAAATGACC from Spodoptera frugiperda isolate SF20-4 chromosome 11, AGI-APGP_CSIRO_Sfru_2.0, whole genome shotgun sequence encodes:
- the LOC118274749 gene encoding SH2B adapter protein 1, producing the protein MAGPSDGDPDGWVEFCERQAKAAAQDFAKACLQYVQTGAGDPATRPQAPHKELLKKFVECFSEQFEYEIGKLKSLHKLPNGTHTGHDESDYSEDTDSPKTQHKPFFRRLSFKGLRRGKGLFHKQHSDEVELSSHLNKHNKTKLAKIVVECRKEGLVNYLTPESLEQPGGPQKWERCRLALVKTVGGYMLEFYSPPKAQKPRSGVFCFLISEARETTALEMPDHENTFVLKADNNMEYVIEAADVDDMKSWLATIKYCMRAPPTTQPPPDALPGMPEPAPPDLPPRRDLPTSTSNIDLATDTPEEAELGSIAEEACESSSRISLAEWPWFHGTLARAAAAACVLAGGASGHGCYLVRQSETRRGEYVLTFNFQGRAKHLRMTLSETGQCRVQHLWFPNVHDMLEHFRAHPIPLESGGAADVTLTEYVVCQDGNRQQLDVTHGSDVRMRRAELEALLVASGAHHDIRAVDNQYTFV